The Streptomyces sp. NBC_01775 genome includes a region encoding these proteins:
- a CDS encoding NAD(P)/FAD-dependent oxidoreductase, giving the protein MEPRRIVIIGAGALGATLAHRLTESATTAGSGTSGSGTRVEVVLLDRERPARGTSRWSLAWLNSNGKTPRAYHDLSVDSMAAWERLAARTDGEAWYRPVGNLRWADDEEGTRRLAERVEQASAWGYAAEFVDRQRVADLEPALDLPPDIPRVAWFPSEGYVLTEPLIASLVRRAQDRGADVRTGPAGQVTAVEGGGTGVRVVRTADGGTLEADTVVCCAGRWTPEVTRLAGAPGAGVPIVDPDRPGSPAPALVVRVGPVRGAPTRVLHTPLVHLRAHGGDGPHGRQGRHGQHGQHVHLEAGDVTVDLHTPDAELDAWAGTLLERARRLLPALADAEVLERKVCVRPLPLDGLPVVGPTAGEGSPYVVVTHSGVTLAAGLAEHVAEELLTGARRPALAPFRPDRFTPPSPAPADGRQG; this is encoded by the coding sequence ATGGAACCGCGGCGGATCGTCATCATCGGGGCCGGAGCGCTGGGAGCGACACTGGCCCACCGGCTGACCGAGAGCGCCACCACGGCCGGGTCCGGCACGTCCGGGTCCGGCACGCGTGTCGAGGTCGTCCTGCTGGACCGGGAGCGGCCGGCGCGTGGCACCAGTCGGTGGAGCCTGGCCTGGCTCAACTCCAACGGCAAGACGCCGCGCGCCTACCACGACCTCAGCGTCGACAGCATGGCCGCGTGGGAGCGGCTGGCCGCGCGTACGGACGGGGAGGCGTGGTACCGGCCCGTCGGGAATCTCCGCTGGGCGGACGACGAGGAGGGCACACGGCGGCTGGCCGAGCGCGTCGAACAGGCGTCCGCGTGGGGGTACGCGGCCGAGTTCGTCGACCGGCAGCGGGTCGCCGACCTCGAACCCGCGCTCGACCTGCCGCCGGACATCCCCCGCGTCGCCTGGTTCCCCAGCGAGGGCTACGTGCTCACCGAACCCCTGATCGCCTCCCTGGTACGGCGCGCACAAGACCGCGGCGCCGACGTCCGTACGGGCCCGGCCGGGCAGGTCACAGCGGTGGAGGGCGGGGGCACGGGCGTGCGTGTGGTGCGTACGGCGGACGGCGGGACGCTGGAGGCCGACACCGTGGTGTGCTGCGCGGGGCGCTGGACACCCGAGGTGACGCGGCTGGCGGGAGCGCCCGGGGCCGGGGTCCCGATCGTCGACCCGGACCGGCCGGGCTCCCCCGCTCCGGCTCTGGTCGTACGGGTCGGCCCGGTACGCGGCGCGCCCACGCGCGTCCTGCACACCCCGCTCGTCCATCTGCGCGCCCACGGCGGCGACGGCCCGCACGGCCGGCAGGGGCGCCACGGACAGCACGGGCAGCACGTGCATCTGGAGGCCGGGGACGTGACCGTCGACCTCCACACTCCGGACGCCGAACTCGACGCCTGGGCCGGCACCCTGCTGGAGCGCGCCCGCCGCCTCCTGCCGGCGCTCGCGGATGCGGAGGTGCTCGAACGGAAGGTGTGCGTACGCCCCTTGCCGCTCGACGGCCTGCCCGTGGTCGGGCCGACGGCGGGCGAAGGCAGCCCCTACGTGGTGGTGACCCACAGCGGCGTCACCCTCGCCGCGGGCCTCGCGGAACACGTCGCCGAGGAACTCCTCACCGGCGCCCGGCGCCCGGCCCTCGCCCCGTTCAGGCCGGACCGCTTCACACCGCCGTCCCCGGCCCCCGCCGACGGCCGGCAGGGCTGA